One stretch of Ananas comosus cultivar F153 linkage group 6, ASM154086v1, whole genome shotgun sequence DNA includes these proteins:
- the LOC109711499 gene encoding vesicle-associated membrane protein 711-like produces the protein MAILYALVARGTVVLAEFSAAQGNAAAIARQILEKLPSGDGAGDSHVSYSQDRYVFHVKRTDGITVLCMADDTAGRRIPFAFLEDIHGRFVKTYGRACHTALAYAMNDEFSRVLSQQMDYYSNDPNADRVNRIRGEMSQVRNVMIENIDKVLERGDRLELLVDKTAQMQGKTIRFRKQARRFRNTVWWRNVKLTIAVIILLLIIIYVILVFVCHGITLPSCIR, from the exons ATGGCGATCCTGTACGCGTTGGTGGCGCGGGGGACGGTGGTGTTGGCGGAGTTTAGCGCGGCGCAGGGCAACGCGGCGGCGATCGCGCGGCAGATCCTGGAGAAGCTCCcctccggcgacggcgccggcgaTAGCCACGTGTCGTACTCGCAGGACCGCTACGTGTTCCACGTGAAGCGCACCGATGGGATCACCGTCCTCTGCATGGCCGACGACACCGCGGGGC GGAGAATTCCCTTTGCATTTCTGGAGGACATTCACGGAAGATTCGTGAAGACATATGGTCGCGCTTGTCATACAGCTCTTGCATATGCGATGAATGATGAATTCTCAAGGGTTTTGAGTCAGCAGATGGACTATTATTCAAACGACCCCAATGCAGATAGAGTAAATCGCATTAGAGGCGAAATGAGTCAG GTGCGTAATGTCATGATTGAAAATATTGACAAAGTCCTGGAAAGAGGAGATAGATTGGAACTGCTAGTCGATAAGACTGCGCAGATGCAAGGGAAGACGATCCGCTTCAGAAAACAGGCTCGCCGCTTCAGGAACACGGTGTGGTGGAGAAATGTTAAGCTCAC CATCGCGGTGATTATCCTCCTCTTGATAATCATTTATGTCATTCTTGTTTTCGTTTGCCACGGCATCACTCTTCCGTCCTGCATTAGGTAA